A part of Dreissena polymorpha isolate Duluth1 chromosome 13, UMN_Dpol_1.0, whole genome shotgun sequence genomic DNA contains:
- the LOC127856332 gene encoding uncharacterized protein LOC127856332, whose amino-acid sequence MFADDYWRSNLNMRNISAFLFVFACAIDTSGADGQSWNDFETLRRPNCSECRKRLQVSIIELTKLTEIKNRILNAIGRNRLGTVGNLTGPIPPFRFDLASVHNEEDPLPNNMMRSRLQHNVTNHMQNYKNVEIYSYSKPVGPESDNTLRFSLGKNEIPAEADAVEAALLVYADRRRRIRPEGRGKRIYISVSYLDDGNGHWLPVSSMKTLIKRRQWKRILLPIAVGQRLLESAQKSVDIKVDCEGCGRLVQLTLDKDRQRMWKNNTSKQKKRAKTSSRKDDKRPKVKIQKVDKQNDIKMNKKDSDRKANKHKRNPILVLSLKAPLS is encoded by the exons ATGTTTGCTGATGATTACTGGAGATCAAATTTGAATATGAGAAATATCTCTGCTTTTTTATTCGTTTTCGCATGTGCGATAGACACATCGGGTGCTGACGGACAATCATGGAATGACTTTGAAACACTAAGACGTCCGAACTGTTCCGAATGTAGGAAACGTCTTCAAGTAAGCATTATAGAGTTGACAAAACTCACAGAAATAAAGAACAGAATTTTGAACGCTATTGGTCGAAATAGGTTAGGTACCGTAGGAAATCTCACCGGCCCGATACCACCATTCCGTTTCGATCTTGCTTCCGTCCATAATGAAGAAGATCCGCTGCCAAATAATATGATGAGAAGTAGGCTGCAACATAACGTCACCAATCATATGCAAAACTATAAAAACGTGGAAATCTACAGTTATTCCAAACCGGTTG GTCCAGAATCTGACAACACTCTGCGCTTCTCTCTGGGCAAGAACGAGATCCCCGCAGAGGCTGACGCTGTGGAAGCGGCGCTCTTGGTTTACGCAGACAGGCGGCGGAGAATACGGCCCGAAGGGAGGGGCAAACGTATCTACATCAGCGTCTCCTACTTAGACGACGGAAATGGTCACTGGCTCCCGGTGAGCAGCATGAAAACGCTCATTAAAAGACGACAGTGGAAGCGGATTCTGTTGCCCATAGCGGTAGGGCAGCGGCTGTTGGAGTCTGCACAAAAATCGGTAGATATTAAAGTGGACTGTGAGGGATGTGGTCGGTTAGTGCAATTAACGCTAGACAAAGACCGTCAGCGAATGTGGAAAAATAATACTAGTAAACAGAAAAAACGGGCAAAAACAAGTTCGCGGAAAGACGACAAAAGGCCTAAAGTCAAAATTCAGAAGGTGGACAAgcaaaatgatataaaaatgaataaaaaagacAGTGATCGTAAGGCCAATAAACACAAACGAAATCCAATTCTAGTATTAAGCCTGAAAGCACCCCTTAGTTAA